A genomic window from Triticum urartu cultivar G1812 chromosome 7, Tu2.1, whole genome shotgun sequence includes:
- the LOC125521436 gene encoding NAC domain-containing protein 35-like, with product MTRSRPTTTMGGSVPDHHHQQHDGEVDGGQLQHGGEHVETVMPGFRFHPTEEELIEFYLRRKVDGKRFNIDLIASVDLYRYDPWDLPALASIGDKEWFFYVPRDRKYRNGDRPNRVTPSGYWKATGADRMVKVVEGNRSIGLKKTLVFYVGKAPKGLRSSWIMNEYRLPHGETERYQKVTLVIFS from the exons ATGACTCGATCAAGGCCGACGACCACCATGGGGGGATCTGTGCCAGACCACCACCACCAGCAGCACGACGGGGAGGTGGACGGCGGGCAGCTGCAGCACGGCGGCGAGCACGTGGAGACGGTGATGCCCGGGTTCCGTTTCCACCCGACGGAGGAGGAGCTGATCGAGTTCTACCTCCGTCGCAAGGTGGACGGCAAGCGCTTCAACATCGACCTCATCGCCTCCGTCGACCTCTACCGCTACGACCCATGGGATCTCCCCG CACTGGCGTCGATCGGGGACAAGGAGTGGTTCTTCTACGTGCCTCGGGACCGCAAGTACCGGAACGGCGACCGGCCGAACAGGGTGACGCCGTCGGGGTACTGGAAGGCCACGGGGGCGGACAGGATGGTGAAAGTCGTGGAGGGAAACCGCTCCATCGGCCTCAAGAAGACGCTCGTCTTCTACGTCGGCAAGGCACCCAAGGGCCTCCGCAGCAGCTGGATCATGAACGAGTACCGCCTGCCACACGGTGAAACCGAACGGTACCAAAAGGTAACCCTAGTAATTTTTTCTTGA